From a region of the Helianthus annuus cultivar XRQ/B chromosome 5, HanXRQr2.0-SUNRISE, whole genome shotgun sequence genome:
- the LOC110941799 gene encoding 2-hydroxy-palmitic acid dioxygenase mpo1 isoform X2 — protein MAKIGLFDLEKHFSFYGAYHSNPVNIFIHMLFVWPILFTSLVILYFTPTLVHVSLPNNLVLNYGFLFTLIYAGFYVCLDVKAGSLAGLMCFVCWVFGSFLAQHLGFSLAWKVVVAAQLFCYTGLFIGHGVFEKRAPALLDNFIQAYLTGPFFVLLEVLQMTFGYEPYSSFNDSVKAKVDANIAKWKEEKHKKNF, from the exons gttatttgatcttgaaaaaCACTTTTCTTTCTATGGGGCGTATCATAGCAACCCAGTGAATATCTTTATCCATATGTTGTTTGTTTGGCCCATTTTG TTCACATCTCTTGTGATTCTGTATTTCACACCCACTTTGGTTCATGTTTCTTTACCAAACAACTTGGTTTTGAACTATGGGTTCTTGTTTACTCTGATTTATGCTGGGTTTTATGTCTGTTTGGATGTGAAAGCTGGTTCTTTAGCTGGTTTGATGTGCTTTGTTTGTTGGGTGTTTGGGAGTTTTCTTGCTCAGCATTTGGGATTCTCTCTTGCTTGGAAG GTTGTCGTAGCTGCTCAATTATTCTGCTACACGGGACTATTCATAGGACATGGCGTATTTGAG AAACGTGCACCTGCTTTGTTGGATAACTTTATACAAGCGTACTTGACGGGGCCTTTCTTTGTGTTATTAGAG GTACTTCAAATGACATTTGGTTATGAACCATATTCGAGTTTTAATGACAGTGTTAAAGCTAAAGTGGACGCCAACATTGCAAAGTGGAAGGAAGAGAAGCACAAGAAAAACTTCTAA
- the LOC110941797 gene encoding pentatricopeptide repeat-containing protein At4g21065-like yields the protein MANNYLNLIKPSSKWKLVASFTQSLPNPNLFHHFSSTPHDRSYLKKEQALLSLFKKSYTKTDVQQLHAHVIRSGFTQNLFVVGKVIVFCAVSDECLMDYAVSVFEKIANPDGFLWNTMIRGFGRINKVDKVFCYYKMMLENGHIVDNFTLSFLLKASGQSGSVLLGKQVHCSVVKLGFECHVFVRNTLVHMYGMLKDVFVARQLFDEMPEPDLVGWNTIIDCHVCCGKHKEALDLFSRMQDAGIRPDDATLVVALSACAALGALELGRWIHSIVDERFLMKDVSIVNSLIHMYTRCGEIQEARRIFDKMNDRNIVTWNTMILGLATHGHVQDALSLFSSMINKKRVPPDDVTFLGVLTACSHGGMIEEGRQYFNRMTNEHNIEPTIKHYGCMVDMLSRGGLVIEAYNLIKNMPMKCNAIVLRTLLAGCHMHGNIELAENVRRHLLEVDPDHSSDYVLLANTYASLEDWNQVSRIRRSMAANKVKKPSPGNSFIGVP from the coding sequence ATGGCAAATAACTACTTAAACCTCATCAAACCATCATCAAAATGGAAACTTGTTGCATCTTTTACCCAATCTTTACCAAACCCTAATCTATTTCACCATTTTTCTTCAACCCCACATGACAGAAGCTACTTAAAGAAAGAGCAAgcccttctttctcttttcaagAAATCTTACACTAAAACAGATGTACAACAACTTCATGCTCATGTTATTCGATCTGGGTTCACTCAGAACCTGTTTGTTGTGGGGAAAGTTATAGTCTTTTGCGCTGTATCAGATGAGTGTTTGATGGATTATGCGGTTTCGGTTTTCGAAAAGATTGCGAACCCAGATGGGTTTCTTTGGAACACTATGATTAGAGGGTTTGGGAGGATTAATAAGGTGGATAAAGTGTTTTGTTACTATAAGATGATGCTTGAAAATGGACACATTGTAGACAATTTTACTCTTTCTTTTTTGCTTAAAGCTAGTGGGCAATCTGGGTCAGTTTTGTTGGGGAAACAAGTGCATTGTAGTGTGGTGAAACTTGGGTTTGAGTGTCATGTTTTTGTGAGGAATACGTTGGTTCATATGTATGGAATGTTGAAAGACGTTTTTGTTGCGCGCCAgttgttcgatgaaatgcctgaGCCGGACTTGGTTGGTTGGAATACTATCATTGATTGTCATGTTTGTTGTGGGAAACATAAAGAGGCTTTGGATTTGTTTTCGCGTATGCAAGATGCGGGTATAAGACCCGATGATGCTACATTGGTCGTGGCGTTGTCGGCTTGTGCTGCGTTGGGAGCGTTAGAGCTCGGGAGGTGGATTCATTCGATTGTCGATGAAAGGTTCTTGATGAAAGATGTATCGATTGTTAATTCGCTTATTCATATGTACACAAGATGTGGAGAGATTCAAGAAGCACGGAGAATTTTCGATAAGATGAATGATAGAAACATAGTAACATGGAACACAATGATATTAGGGCTTGCGACACATGGTCATGTTCAAGACGCGTTGTCCTTATTTTCATCAATGATAAACAAAAAACGCGTACCCCCTGACGACGTTACCTTTCTGGGAGTCCTAACCGCGTGTAGCCATGGAGGAATGATTGAAGAAGGAAGACAGTATTTTAACAGAATGACCAACGAACACAACATCGAACCGACAATAAAACACTACGGGTGCATGGTAGACATGTTATCTCGAGGAGGATTGGTAATCGAGGCCTACAACTTGATCAAAAATATGCCGATGAAATGCAATGCGATTGTCTTGAGAACACTATTGGCCGGTTGCCATATGCACGGAAACATCGAATTAGCCGAGAATGTAAGACGACATCTTCTCGAGGTGGACCCCGATCATAGCAGTGATTATGTTCTTCTTGCTAATACTTATGCAAGTTTAGAAGATTGGAACCAAGTATCAAGAATTAGAAGATCAATGGCGGCTAACAAAGTTAAAAAGCCAAGCCCCGGTAACAGTTTCATTGGTGTACCATGA
- the LOC110941799 gene encoding 2-hydroxy-palmitic acid dioxygenase mpo1 isoform X4, with protein MAKIGLFDLEKHFSFYGAYHSNPVNIFIHMLFVWPILFTSLVILYFTPTLVHVSLPNNLVLNYGFLFTLIYAGFYVCLDVKAGSLAGLMCFVCWVFGSFLAQHLGFSLAWKVVVAAQLFCYTGLFIGHGVFEVLQMTFGYEPYSSFNDSVKAKVDANIAKWKEEKHKKNF; from the exons gttatttgatcttgaaaaaCACTTTTCTTTCTATGGGGCGTATCATAGCAACCCAGTGAATATCTTTATCCATATGTTGTTTGTTTGGCCCATTTTG TTCACATCTCTTGTGATTCTGTATTTCACACCCACTTTGGTTCATGTTTCTTTACCAAACAACTTGGTTTTGAACTATGGGTTCTTGTTTACTCTGATTTATGCTGGGTTTTATGTCTGTTTGGATGTGAAAGCTGGTTCTTTAGCTGGTTTGATGTGCTTTGTTTGTTGGGTGTTTGGGAGTTTTCTTGCTCAGCATTTGGGATTCTCTCTTGCTTGGAAG GTTGTCGTAGCTGCTCAATTATTCTGCTACACGGGACTATTCATAGGACATGGCGTATTTGAG GTACTTCAAATGACATTTGGTTATGAACCATATTCGAGTTTTAATGACAGTGTTAAAGCTAAAGTGGACGCCAACATTGCAAAGTGGAAGGAAGAGAAGCACAAGAAAAACTTCTAA